One Flavobacterium sp. 90 DNA segment encodes these proteins:
- a CDS encoding START-like domain-containing protein, protein MDPKIRYEIEFPINSSPQLLYQYISTPSGLSEWFADNVNSRGEFFTFIWNDSQEKARLASKKTGEKVKFKWVDESSKDTEYFFELHILVDELTKDVSLMVVDFAEKEEVGEAKQLWENQISDLKHLIGSV, encoded by the coding sequence CCAAAAATACGTTACGAAATCGAGTTTCCTATAAATTCTTCGCCGCAATTATTATATCAGTATATATCAACGCCGTCAGGTTTGTCAGAATGGTTTGCAGACAATGTAAATTCAAGAGGCGAATTCTTCACTTTCATTTGGAATGACTCGCAGGAAAAAGCGCGTTTGGCTTCTAAGAAAACCGGTGAAAAAGTAAAATTCAAATGGGTTGACGAAAGCAGCAAGGATACGGAGTACTTTTTTGAATTGCATATTTTAGTTGATGAATTGACTAAAGATGTATCATTAATGGTTGTCGATTTTGCCGAAAAAGAAGAAGTAGGAGAAGCTAAACAATTGTGGGAGAATCAGATCTCAGACCTGAAACATCTTATAGGATCTGTTTAG